DNA from Asticcacaulis sp. ZE23SCel15:
CTCGTGGCATTGACGCGCAGACCGACGCTGGATGAGTAAATTTCGCGGAAACGCCGGTTTAAACCGGCTTTTTCGGGTAGTGGGATAGAAGGATGTGATCATGGCGGATGATGTGAAGCCACAGAGCGATCTCAAGAGCGAGCTTACGCGTCAGAGCTTTGACGATCGCAAGTTCACGATCAATTTCGGTCCCCAGCACCCGGCGGCTCACGGCGTTTTACGTCTGGTGCTTGATCTTGACGGTGAAGTCGTTGAGCGCGTCGACCCGCACATCGGCCTGCTGCATCGCGGCACCGAAAAGCTGATGGAATATCGCACCTATTTGCAAAACATTCCGTATTTTGACCGTCTTGATTATGTCGCCCCGATGAATCAGGAGCATGCCTTCTGCCTGGCAATCGAAAAGCTTCTAGGCGTTGACGTGCCTAAGCGTGCGCAATTAATTCGAGTATTGTTCTCTGAAATCGGCCGTGTTCTGAACCATCTTCTGAACATCACCACTCAGGCCATGGACGTCGGCGCGCTGACGCCGCCGCTGTGGGGCTTTGAAGAGCGTGAAAAGCTGATGGTGTTCTATGAGCGCGCTTGCGGGGCGCGTCTGCACGCCAACTACTTCCGTCCCGGCGGCGTCCATCAGGATCTGACGCCTGAACTGATCGATGATATAGAGCAGTGGTGCAAAGAGTTCCCGCGCGCCCTGAACGATATCGAATCTCTGGTGACCGAGAACCGTATCTTCAAGCAACGCAACGTCGATATCGGCGTGGTTTCGGTTCAGGAAGCGTTCGACTGGGGCTTCTCCGGCGTCATGATCCGTGGCTCAGGCGTTGAATGGGATCTGCGTAAGTCGCAACCCTATGAATGCTATGACGAACTCGATTTTGATATCGTGATCGGAAAGAACGGTGACTGCTGGGATCGCTATCTGTGCCGTGTCGAAGAAATGCGGGTTTCGGTTAGCCTGATGCAGCAGTGCATCGATAAACTTCGGGTTACGCCGGGCGACGTTCTGTCTACCGACCATAAGATTACGCCGCCGCGTCGCGCCGAAATGAAAAACTCGATGGAAGCGCTAATCCATCACTTCAAACTTTATACCGAAGGCTTCAAGACCCCAGAAGGCGAAGTTTATGCCTGCGTCGAAGCCCCTAAGGGGGAGTTCGGGGTTTATCTGGTGTCGGATGGCACCAACAAGCCTTATAAGTGCAAGATCCGCGCACCGGGCTTTGCCCACCTGCAAGCCATGGACTGGATGAACCGCGGTCACATGCTGGCGGACGTGTCAGCCATTCTTGGGTCGCTGGATATCGTGTTCGGTGAGGTTGACCGCTGATGAATATCTGGTTGGCTTTCGCGCTGTCATTTGGCTTTCTGGCGGTCGCAGTGTATCTGCGTTACCTGCTGGCCAAGGCGGCCTGGTCGTATCACCCTGATGGCGCAAAAGGATATCTCAAGGATATTCTGCTTGAGACGATTGTGTCATATGCACCGATGCTCGCGATCATTTTCTCTGTGCGTCTCTATATCGAATTTAATCCGCAAGATGCCGGATCACCTCTGGTCATGGGATCTATCGCCGTGGCTGTGGTATCCATGCTTCTGGCCAAGCGTCTGCCGTTTGTAAAGACTGCCAGCCAGCGCATGATGAAGGCGCGCTCCGACCGTTGGGAGGCTGCGGCTAAGCAATGATCTGTTTTTTCTTTAATAGTGAGAGAGAGGCCTGATGTCTGTTCGCCGCCTCGCCAAAGAGCAGCCCGAAAGTTTCGCCTTCAAGCCGGAAACGCTTGAAAAAGCTAACTGGTGGATTGCCAAATACCCTGATAACCGTCGTCAATCGGCGGTCATCCCTATTTTGTGGCTGGTCCAAAAGCAGGAAGGCTGGGTCAGTGAACCCGCTATTTCCGCGATCGCCAAGATGCTGGGCATGGCCCAAATCCGCGTTTATGAGGTCGCGACCTTCTACACCATGTTCATGCTGGAGCCGGTAGGATCGAGTGCGCTCATTCAGGTGTGCGGCACGACGCCGTGCATGTTGCGTGGTTCGGATAAGCTGATGGAAGTCTGTAAATCCAAAATCGGTACAAAAGACAAGCTGTCTGCCGACGGTAAATTTACCTGGCAGGAAGTTGAGTGTCTGGGGGCCTGCACCAATGCGCCGATGGCCCAGATTAATGATTACTTCTACGAAGATTTGACGCCCGAAAATCTGGCGCAGATTATTGATGATTTTGCCGCAGGTAAGTCGCCCAAAGCAGGGCCTTACAACGGTCGTCACACGTCTGAGCCGATAGGTGGGGCGACGACCTTGCTCGATCCCAAACTTTATGATGGTTCTGCCACCAAGCCGAT
Protein-coding regions in this window:
- a CDS encoding NADH-quinone oxidoreductase subunit D, producing MADDVKPQSDLKSELTRQSFDDRKFTINFGPQHPAAHGVLRLVLDLDGEVVERVDPHIGLLHRGTEKLMEYRTYLQNIPYFDRLDYVAPMNQEHAFCLAIEKLLGVDVPKRAQLIRVLFSEIGRVLNHLLNITTQAMDVGALTPPLWGFEEREKLMVFYERACGARLHANYFRPGGVHQDLTPELIDDIEQWCKEFPRALNDIESLVTENRIFKQRNVDIGVVSVQEAFDWGFSGVMIRGSGVEWDLRKSQPYECYDELDFDIVIGKNGDCWDRYLCRVEEMRVSVSLMQQCIDKLRVTPGDVLSTDHKITPPRRAEMKNSMEALIHHFKLYTEGFKTPEGEVYACVEAPKGEFGVYLVSDGTNKPYKCKIRAPGFAHLQAMDWMNRGHMLADVSAILGSLDIVFGEVDR
- the nuoE gene encoding NADH-quinone oxidoreductase subunit NuoE, whose translation is MSVRRLAKEQPESFAFKPETLEKANWWIAKYPDNRRQSAVIPILWLVQKQEGWVSEPAISAIAKMLGMAQIRVYEVATFYTMFMLEPVGSSALIQVCGTTPCMLRGSDKLMEVCKSKIGTKDKLSADGKFTWQEVECLGACTNAPMAQINDYFYEDLTPENLAQIIDDFAAGKSPKAGPYNGRHTSEPIGGATTLLDPKLYDGSATKPIKIPNAPVPEANV